The nucleotide sequence AGCCGTCCGCGATTTGCTGTTCGTCCTCGACGATCAGTACCGTCACGTCAGTGTCGTCTGTCATAGTTGGTGATCGCGATGTGAGCCGACATCGACCGCGTCATTCGGGTCCCCAGTCCTTGCGTTGTTCGACCGTGTTGAACGCCTCGTTGCGGAGGTTCGTGTACTCGTTGAGCATGTCCTCGCGGGTGACGACGCCGACCAGTTCAAGGCCCTCGACGACCGGCAGGACGTCCGTATCGGCGTTGATCAACTGACCGATGGCGAACAACACTGTCGCGTCCGGCTTCACGGACGTCGGAAACCCCGAGGCGAACCCCGAAACGGGGATTTCGCTGAGCGGATCATCGGTCTTGTAGCAGGCGATCAGCGCCGACCGCTGGGTGATCAGTCCGTCCGGATCGTCGCCGTCGGTGATGATGATCGACTCCCGGCCGTCCTTGAGCAGTATTTCGACGGCGGCCCTGAGGCTCCGGTCACGCGACACCGTCAGGTAATCAGTGCTCATCACGTCGCGGATCAACACGGCGCCATCCCCTCCGTCGGCGCTCGCCCGTTGAAGCGAAACCACGTGCTGGACTCCCGCTCCGCCGGGCCGGGCGGGGGAGTCCCACCGGGACGGGCCATGGTAGATAGTCACTCGCCCTGCCGTATAAAACCTCGACAGGCGGCCACCTGCGCGATCGGGGTGGCCACACGCGTTGTTACCCCGCAACGAACTCGACGCCGGCGAACTCGAACCGAGCGCCGCCGTCGGCGCTCTCCGTGGCTGTGACCGTCCAGCCGTGGGCCTGTGCCGTCCGTCGAACGATCGCCAGCCCGAGTCCAGTCCCCTCCGTGGCGGTGGTAAACCCGTTGTCGAAGACCGCCTCGCGTTCGTCCGGCGGGATGCCCGGCCCGTCGTCGGCGACGTAGAAGCCGTCATCCGTTCGACCAACCCTGACGGAAACGTCCCCACCGCTGTGGTCGATCGCATTCCGGAAGAGGTTTTCGAGGGCCCGTCGGAGCCGACGGCGGTCCGCCCGGATGACGGCCGCCTCCTCGAGAGTCACGGTCAGGGTTGCGTCCCGGGTGTGGACAGTCTCCCAGGCAGTCCTGAGGACGGCGTGACAATCGACCGATTCCGGATCGATGGACTCGTCCTCCCGGACGTACGTCAGGATGTCGTCGATCATGGCGTCGATCCGGTCGAGGGCCCCCTGGACCGTCTCGAGGGCGTCCGCCTCGCCGCGTTCGGCGAGCGTCGTGTGGATCTTTGCGACCTCCAGGGGATTCCGGAGGTCGTGGCTGAGAATCGAGGCGAACTCCTCTAAGCGCTCGTTCATCCGTTCGAGTTCCCGTTCTCGCTGCCGGCGCTCCGTGACGTCGCGTGAGGTGACGGCGATCGCTTCCACGTGTGGATGGTCGAGCAGGTTTCGGACCAGCGATTCGAAGACGCATTCCTCGCCGTCGGCGTCGATGACTCGATACTCGACACGGGGCTGGGAGGACGGATCCTCACGGACCGCCTCGAACTCCTCGCGGACGCGCTCGCGGTCCCGCGGGGCGACAATCGAGAACCCATCGCGTCCCTCCAGTTCGGCGGGCTCCCAGCCGAGGATTCGGTGGACTGACGGGCTGGCGTAGGTGATCGTCCCCGTCTCGTCCAACAACACGTTGACCTCGGCGGATTCCTCGATGATGGCCTGATAGCGTGCCTGGAGGGCTTGCTGTTCGGTCCGATCGGAGATAAATCCGATCTCGGCGTGGTGATCCCCGGCAAGCGGCGCGACGCGCAAACGGAGATGCCGTGGGTCGCTCCCCCCGATCGTGACGTCGACAGTCACCCGCTCGCCATCCAGCGTCGGCCACTCCGGCAGCACCGTCTCGACGGCCGCCCCCAGGGCCGAGTCGTCGATCCCCAGCATCGACTTGGCTGCGGGATTGAGGTCGGTTATCTGCCCCCGCGTCCCCACGACCACGAGCCCTTCGTCCATGCGATCCAAAATGACCGACCGTGGGAGCGGGACCTCCCCGATGAACTCCTGGGTGAACACGAGATACGTCAGCGTCCCCGCGGTGATTACGAGCGCGACCGGCGTGAGGTCAAACCCCGGGCCAATGCCGAGGCGGTAGACCAAGCCGGTCGCGACCGGGAGGGTAATGCCCCCCAGGATACCCGCGACCGCAAGGGAGGCCACCCGCTCGTGGCGTTTGGCGAAAGTCGCCAGGCAGGCCCCGCCTGCCCCCGTCGCCACCAGCAACACGAACTGGCCTATGACGTAGCCCGGCTTCGGATCGATATCCAGCAGGCGGAGGTCGCCGTCCGCGACGACGGTTGCATCCCACAGCCACCCGTGCAGCGGGTTCGTCACGAACACGCCGGCCAGGACGCCACCGACCGCGAGGATGGGGACGAGTCGGGACGGGGCAAGCCACGTCTGGCGTTCGCTGGCAGCCAGCGCGAACACCACCCACGCGACGACGAGCACGACGAAGGCACCGGACCCGATCGCAAACCAGATCCGCTTTGGGCCGCCGGTATTGGCGACCTGATAGGCCGCCGAGAGTGCCCAGGTCGCTCCCGCAAGACAGAAAACCAACAACGACCCGATCGTGGCCGTCATGCGGTTGAGCGTCACCAACAGTAACATCGACAGCCCCAACACCAACAGCAGGAACGCGGCAACGAGCAGCGGCACGATCATCCAGGTCGTTTGCCAGGCCATCGAAAAGTGCCTCTCGTGAATCCGTATTGGGCCACGTGGCTTAAGCCTATGCGTGGGATTATTTTGCATGATACTGTTCGGACCCCGGCATGCTCCTGTGTGTTCGGGGGCCGGCCGATCGTCGATAGCCACCATACGTCGTAACCAGCACAAGTGTTTTGGTACCAAAACACAATGTCAATAACGTGTCACCGACTCCCGAGTCCGACACGACCGTCCTCGTCGTCGAAGACGAACGGGCGACCGCCGAGGGATACGCACGACTGCTGGAGGCAGACTACGACGTTCGGGTGGCCTACGACGGCGAGCAGGCCCTGGATGCGCTTGAGGAAACCGTCGACGTCGTCTTGTTGGATCGCCGGATTCCTGGGCTCTCGGGCGTGGACGTGCTGGACGTTATCGAAGACCGGGGGCTGGATTGCCGAGTCGCCCTGGTGACCGCCGTGGCACCGGATTACGACATTCTGGAGTTGGGTATCGACGATTACCTCACGAAACCAGTCGGCGCGAAAAACCTCGAAGCCACCGTCGAAAAGCTCTGTGCGCTCGACGAGCACGAGCGGCTCCAGCGCGAACTCAGCAGCGCCCGCGTCAAGCGCAACGTCCTCGAAGTCGAAAAAGACGAGAACGAACTCGCAAACAGCGACGAGTTCGCCCGACTCGTCGAGCGGATCGAAACGCTCGAATCCCGGCTCACCGAGATCGAAGACGCGTATCCGGCGCACTTCGAGACGTGACGCGGTCAGTCAGACGCCGGGCTCGAGATCACGGGTCAGGCAAGCTTCACAGGGCAGGCAGACCCAGCCTCACGTGTCCGGTTGTCCCGGGCCGGTATCCCCGGTGCTAGGACCATCGGATCCCGCAGTCGACGGGCCCGGTTCGCGTTCACGGGGCAGGTTCGGATCGTGGTACGGCGAGCGGCCGTACACCGCGTCGCGGAGATCGTGTTCATCGAGTTGGTCTTTGAGTACCCTGTCGAGTCGGTTGACGCTCGTCTGATCGAGGCCGTGGGCCGAAAGCAGCCGCTGGTAGCGGTCGTCATCGGTGATCGAGTCGAGTCGATCGTACAGCGACGCCATCTCGTCGGGGCTCAGCGCGGCGATCCGGTCCGGATCGGTCAACCCTAGCTGGCGCTGGCGTTCCAGATCGACGACATACTGGATGACGACCAGCGCCACCTTCGAAATGGCACGCTGGCTCCCGAAGGCCGTCAGGTCGATCTCGGTCATGATCCCCAGCGTGCGGTCGCGCTCCCAGGGCGTCACGTCCAGCGCACTGCACAGCGCGTGAGTGATCCGGGCTTTGTCCAGACGGTGCATCCGCTCGGCGTGGCCGGTCATCGCCGGGTGTTGCTCGTCGTGGAGTCGCCGGAGACGCTCACTCAGATCCGAGTTCGGGTCCTCCGGCCGACCGATCGTCGTGGCGCTCGGCGAAACGATATCGAACTGTCTGATCGTCGCGTCCCGCTTGGCTTGCGCCCGCGAGAGCGTCCCGTCCCCCGGCTTCGTCGAGACTTCCCGCTGCTCGCGCCATTCCCGGCGCTCGCGATCGGCTGGCTCTCTGGCCCGGCCGACGTGGTTCTCTCCCCTGCTGTCCATCACATCTCAGTCGTCGCTACGCACAGTTGAATCCACTGGCTCCGGATGGCCCCGAGGGAGAACCGTCGAAATACAGCTACCAGAAACTCCGTCTATATCTTCACCTTGTAACCAGAGGCACTTAAACCAAAAACGGGCGACGCACGCAGTCCGGGGCAACGCCATCGCTCGTGTCGATGAGAAACAGCCACGGAAACCCCGTCTATATCTCTACCTTGTAACCAGAGGTACTTAAAGAGACGAGGCAGTGGGTCGCCGGTCAAAAGTCACCCAGTTCGGCCTGGCCACCGTCGCCAGCCAGGTCAGCGGCCTGCTGGATCGTGGTTTCGAAGGTTTCGCGCTGACTGCGGTCGTACAGCGTCGCAGCCGGATGGACGCAGACGAGGACGCGCCGGCGCGTGCCCCCGATCTCGATCTCCTCGATCGAACCCGCCTCGCTGGTGACGGCCAGATCCCGGCCCAGGAGGTGCTCGCCAGGGACTTTGCCGAGCGTGACGATCACCGCGGGATCGACCAGGCCGATCTCCTGATCGAGGTACGGGCGACAGTTCGAGCGCTCCTCGGCAGTCGGATCGCGATTCTCGGGTGGTCGACATCGCACACAGTTGGTGATCCGGACGTCCGCCCGCGAGAGGCCGGCGTCCCGCAGGGCGTCGTCGAGGACTGTCCCGCTACGGCCGACGAAGGGCTCGCCCTGTTCGTCCTCGCGCTCGCCCGGGGCTTCGCCGACGAAGAGGAGATCAGCGTCGTCTGGACCGACACCGTCAACGATCCGGGACCGGGAAGCGAGGAGTTCCGAACACCGCTCACAGCCCTCGACCGAGAGGCCGTCCATGTGCTCCATGCCCGAGCCTGCGGGCCGGGCCCGCAAAAACGTCGCTATCGATCGGCGGAATCGAACGCTCCATCGGCCGCCCGCGCTGCCAGCCGCGCGACCCGCAGCGGCTCGGGTCGCCCACCCTCAGGGGTGAACGCCCGGACCACCTCGCGGGCCTCACTCTGGCCACAGCCCACACTCCGGACGAAAACCGTTTCGTCGGTGACCGAAACGCGCTCACGGACCGGTTGGGAACGGTACGTATCGAGTCGCCAGGCGAGCGCCTCCCCGGAAAACTCCTCGCGGAGCGTCGGTTCCAGCCCCTCGCTCTCCTCGAAGGTAACCGAGAGCACCGGCAGTCCGGTCTCCTCGTGGAGACGGTGCAGGTCGAGCACGTTGAACCACGCCGGGGCGATCCCGGCGACGAGCAGGTAGCGAACGTCCGCGCGGTCGAGGCGTTCGACCATCCGGGCGATGGCATCGGTCGCGTCGCGTCCGCCGACCGTGCAGGAGCCGAAGACGAAGCCGTCGGTGACGCGACTGGCGCGGACAACTGCGCCGGCAAGCGTACTCGACTCCCCGGTGAACGACTCGGCGATTCCGAGGGCGCGAACCCCCGATTTCACGTTAGGTGTTCTCCTTGATATCCGATAACTGATCGATCAGTTCGTCGTTCGAGGCCGTGAATTCGAACTCAACGTCGCCGTCGTGTGTGTTTTCCGCAGCGTTGACCCCGTCGTCATCATCAAAATCAGCGTCCAGGTCCTGATTCTCCTGTTCGGTTTCGTCGTAGCTCCCAAACCCCATGTCGTGTAAAGGTACGGGATTCGTGGTGAAAAATCACACGCTACTGCCTGGCATGATTACCGCCAGACTCAACCCGCTGCTGGGCCCTATCTACGACCATGGACGTTCACAACGTGACAGCCGACGCAGAGACGTTCACCGCCAACGTCTATCTGGCAACCGGCGACCGACCGACGCTCGTCGACGCCGGCGCGATGGACGGCATCGTCGA is from Halorhabdus sp. BNX81 and encodes:
- a CDS encoding PAS domain S-box protein, which gives rise to MAWQTTWMIVPLLVAAFLLLVLGLSMLLLVTLNRMTATIGSLLVFCLAGATWALSAAYQVANTGGPKRIWFAIGSGAFVVLVVAWVVFALAASERQTWLAPSRLVPILAVGGVLAGVFVTNPLHGWLWDATVVADGDLRLLDIDPKPGYVIGQFVLLVATGAGGACLATFAKRHERVASLAVAGILGGITLPVATGLVYRLGIGPGFDLTPVALVITAGTLTYLVFTQEFIGEVPLPRSVILDRMDEGLVVVGTRGQITDLNPAAKSMLGIDDSALGAAVETVLPEWPTLDGERVTVDVTIGGSDPRHLRLRVAPLAGDHHAEIGFISDRTEQQALQARYQAIIEESAEVNVLLDETGTITYASPSVHRILGWEPAELEGRDGFSIVAPRDRERVREEFEAVREDPSSQPRVEYRVIDADGEECVFESLVRNLLDHPHVEAIAVTSRDVTERRQRERELERMNERLEEFASILSHDLRNPLEVAKIHTTLAERGEADALETVQGALDRIDAMIDDILTYVREDESIDPESVDCHAVLRTAWETVHTRDATLTVTLEEAAVIRADRRRLRRALENLFRNAIDHSGGDVSVRVGRTDDGFYVADDGPGIPPDEREAVFDNGFTTATEGTGLGLAIVRRTAQAHGWTVTATESADGGARFEFAGVEFVAG
- a CDS encoding response regulator, with the protein product MSPTPESDTTVLVVEDERATAEGYARLLEADYDVRVAYDGEQALDALEETVDVVLLDRRIPGLSGVDVLDVIEDRGLDCRVALVTAVAPDYDILELGIDDYLTKPVGAKNLEATVEKLCALDEHERLQRELSSARVKRNVLEVEKDENELANSDEFARLVERIETLESRLTEIEDAYPAHFET
- a CDS encoding DUF5786 family protein, which produces MGFGSYDETEQENQDLDADFDDDDGVNAAENTHDGDVEFEFTASNDELIDQLSDIKENT
- a CDS encoding uracil-DNA glycosylase, which codes for MEHMDGLSVEGCERCSELLASRSRIVDGVGPDDADLLFVGEAPGEREDEQGEPFVGRSGTVLDDALRDAGLSRADVRITNCVRCRPPENRDPTAEERSNCRPYLDQEIGLVDPAVIVTLGKVPGEHLLGRDLAVTSEAGSIEEIEIGGTRRRVLVCVHPAATLYDRSQRETFETTIQQAADLAGDGGQAELGDF
- a CDS encoding CBS domain-containing protein produces the protein MLIRDVMSTDYLTVSRDRSLRAAVEILLKDGRESIIITDGDDPDGLITQRSALIACYKTDDPLSEIPVSGFASGFPTSVKPDATVLFAIGQLINADTDVLPVVEGLELVGVVTREDMLNEYTNLRNEAFNTVEQRKDWGPE
- a CDS encoding DNA-directed RNA polymerase subunit epsilon, coding for MDSRGENHVGRAREPADRERREWREQREVSTKPGDGTLSRAQAKRDATIRQFDIVSPSATTIGRPEDPNSDLSERLRRLHDEQHPAMTGHAERMHRLDKARITHALCSALDVTPWERDRTLGIMTEIDLTAFGSQRAISKVALVVIQYVVDLERQRQLGLTDPDRIAALSPDEMASLYDRLDSITDDDRYQRLLSAHGLDQTSVNRLDRVLKDQLDEHDLRDAVYGRSPYHDPNLPREREPGPSTAGSDGPSTGDTGPGQPDT
- a CDS encoding DUF99 family protein encodes the protein MKSGVRALGIAESFTGESSTLAGAVVRASRVTDGFVFGSCTVGGRDATDAIARMVERLDRADVRYLLVAGIAPAWFNVLDLHRLHEETGLPVLSVTFEESEGLEPTLREEFSGEALAWRLDTYRSQPVRERVSVTDETVFVRSVGCGQSEAREVVRAFTPEGGRPEPLRVARLAARAADGAFDSADR